TTGAATAAAGTCTCGTCGTTTACAGGGTTTCCATCGGCTCAAGTTGAGGCTCCTGATTCAAATCAATATTATTAATAATGGGTAATGGATGCCCCAATTTGATCCCCAATAAAATCCAATCTTCTAAAGTTGAACGCAATTCTTGTTCACATTGTTTTAAGGTTGAACCAAAAGCAATAACTCCTTGACAAATAGGGATTTTTCCAACAAAACTCAGATCTTCCAGTTTGTCATAAACGGCTTCAGCCATTGCCTGTTCAACATAATCACTGAGGATATACTGTACAGCCATTGCTCATAATAAAAAAATGGGAAGTTTGGAAACCGCGTCTATAAGCGAGCGCGGAGGAAAAACGACACTTCGGCAAGACTTCGGCGTGAGCTCAGTCGAACGCTCAGTGGGACACATCAGGAGAATTTATTCTCGGTGAATACTAGATTAGGAATCGACAAAAATTTTTGTATTTGCCGATTCCCGGTTTTTTTGGTATTTCTACCCCACTGATTTCTCAGGTAATGTTAGCTTCGCCAATGTTATCGGTCGGTACTATCTTGAAAGCACTGTCTTACCCCTCGTAAAACTGTTTAACTTTCGAGTTTTAGAGCTTGGGACTAGCTACGCATCCCAAGGTAAGAACTTTAACGCTTCCCGATAACGTAGCCAGTTAAGGCTTAGGCTGGTCAGCTATCCAAATCAGAGGCATGAAGCCCCGTATCTTCAGAGCGGGGTGCTGACCCTAAACTCATTCCATTTTTGCCATTATAGAATATCTGAGTCAATGTATTTATGAAGTTTTATTCCATGTATCCTGTCTTTTTCAACCATTGGCGAAGTTGAGGAAAAAATTGATTTCTGTCAGGGTTTTGATACATTTCCTCAACGGTTTTCCAGGCTGTGTTGGCTTGACCGAGTAAATACTGTTGCGCTAAATAAGCAGCTAAAACTGCTTTTAAATCTTGTTTGAGGCGACGACGTTTATTAATTTCTTGCAATAAAATAGTGTTATGTTCTTCGAGGAATTCAGAATACTGTTGAGTCACATCTTTAAATTCTCCAAACTGATACTGAAAAATCTGTAACGGTAATTGTTCAGGAGTATAAACTTGAAATTGTTGGCTAAATCGTTGATCATAATGAATCAAAATCGGGGTTTCTGCGTTCTCTGTATTCAGTCGATAGGACGTTAAACCCCATTTTTGTTGTAAATCTCGATATTCTTTTTTAATGGGGCTATATCGGTAAATCACCGAATAGTAATTTTTACGATTGTTATCCTCATCAATTAATAAATCTACTAAGATTTCCGGTTCTTTATCGTTATCTAAATCTAACACTTTAAAATCAAGGACTCTCCCGGTTTTAACCGTTTTAACCCCCGGTGCTGCTAAAGTAGCCATTGAAACCACATCTTCAGATACTAAATCTCCTTTTCGGCTAATTTTAATTTGCATTAACTGAATTGTATTATCAGAATCTGCTAATAATTCCGCTTTAACATCCCCTAATTTTGCTGTTTTTTGCACCTTTAAATCTTTGATTTCGGGATAGGATTCAGGTCGGGATTCTATGGGAGGTGTTGTTTGGGGTTGCATTGTAACCGCAGGCGTTGATGGTTTGGGTTTGGGTTCGGAAGGGGTTTCTGAGGGTTCAGAAATGGCAACTCTAGCAATATATTGAGTGGGAACTAACGCTTGTTTTTTATCCTCTAAAATCGCCTGACAAATGAAGGTCGAAACTTCGGCACGGGTCG
Above is a window of Planktothrix serta PCC 8927 DNA encoding:
- a CDS encoding S-layer homology domain-containing protein, translating into MKRKSFLPQFKLFIVVVLGIILTQKSLPLIYPVSAQKSTTFDDIKGHWAQNCIENLAQKNIVKGYYEDDTFRPDNPVNRAEFAAMLSQAFPKLPKTEKAINFVDVPTDFWAHNAIRDVNQRGFMSGYLGSVFNPLLNIPRVQALVALVNGLDYKPTQVSPQQLTKIFEDGSDIPEYAKKAIATATDNWLVVNYPNIRRLNPNKPATRAEVSTFICQAILEDKKQALVPTQYIARVAISEPSETPSEPKPKPSTPAVTMQPQTTPPIESRPESYPEIKDLKVQKTAKLGDVKAELLADSDNTIQLMQIKISRKGDLVSEDVVSMATLAAPGVKTVKTGRVLDFKVLDLDNDKEPEILVDLLIDEDNNRKNYYSVIYRYSPIKKEYRDLQQKWGLTSYRLNTENAETPILIHYDQRFSQQFQVYTPEQLPLQIFQYQFGEFKDVTQQYSEFLEEHNTILLQEINKRRRLKQDLKAVLAAYLAQQYLLGQANTAWKTVEEMYQNPDRNQFFPQLRQWLKKTGYME